The following are encoded together in the Parabacteroides chongii genome:
- a CDS encoding NUDIX hydrolase — protein MTAAFYQNEVKFFVAVDCIILGFNSGELNVLLYKRNFEPLKGQWSLMGGFIKSGESVNEAASRVLTECSGIDRLFMEQVGAYGDVTRDLGERVISVAYYSLVNMNDFNPELLKEHNAEWVKISDIPELIFDHNQMIDDTLSLLKKKAATRPVGFNLLPEKFTLPQLQSLYEAIYQTPLDKRNFRKKLNSMDILEKLDEKDKKSSKRGAFYYMFNKEKYDRLLDQGFYFSL, from the coding sequence ATGACAGCCGCATTTTATCAGAACGAAGTCAAATTTTTTGTTGCAGTAGATTGTATTATTCTGGGATTCAACAGTGGTGAACTCAACGTATTACTTTACAAACGGAATTTTGAACCACTAAAAGGACAGTGGTCTCTGATGGGCGGCTTTATCAAATCGGGCGAAAGTGTAAACGAAGCGGCTTCCCGCGTTCTTACCGAATGTTCCGGTATCGATCGTCTTTTTATGGAGCAGGTAGGTGCTTACGGAGATGTTACCCGCGATCTTGGAGAACGGGTTATCTCCGTAGCATACTATTCATTAGTCAATATGAACGATTTCAATCCGGAGTTGCTGAAAGAACATAATGCCGAATGGGTTAAAATCAGCGATATTCCCGAACTAATCTTCGACCACAACCAAATGATCGACGACACCCTATCGCTCCTGAAGAAAAAAGCAGCGACACGCCCTGTCGGATTTAACCTTCTTCCGGAAAAATTTACCCTCCCCCAGCTTCAAAGCCTATATGAAGCGATCTATCAGACCCCGTTAGACAAACGTAATTTCCGTAAGAAGTTAAACTCGATGGACATTCTCGAAAAACTGGACGAGAAGGATAAAAAGAGTTCTAAAAGAGGCGCTTTCTATTATATGTTCAATAAAGAGAAATACGACCGTTTACTGGATCAAGGATTCTATTTCTCCTTGTAA
- the galK gene encoding galactokinase: MQKKIRNKFQELFNTEGSVYASPGRINLIGEHTDYNGGFVFPGAIDKGMIAEIKPNGTGKVRAFSIDLNDYAEFGLNEEDAPKASWARYIFGVCREIIKRGGQIQGFDTVFAGDVPLGAGMSSSAALESTYAFALNDLFSLGIDKFELAKIGQSTEHNYCGVNCGIMDQFASVFGKEGSLIRLDCRSLEYKYFPFNPVGYKLVLLDSVVKHELASSAYNKRRQSCENAAAAIRRNHPEVEFLRDATMDMLNEVKGDISAEDYMRAEYVIEEVQRVLDVCEALEKGDYETVGQKMYETHHGMSKLYEVSCEELDFLNDVAKKCGVTGSRVMGGGFGGCTINLVKDELHDDFIKEAFESYTKKFGHEPKVYEVVISDGARKLA, translated from the coding sequence ATGCAGAAAAAAATTAGAAATAAATTTCAGGAGTTATTTAATACAGAAGGTAGTGTATATGCTTCTCCGGGCCGTATCAACCTGATCGGTGAACACACAGACTATAATGGTGGTTTCGTATTTCCGGGTGCTATCGATAAAGGCATGATCGCTGAGATCAAACCGAACGGCACAGGTAAAGTTCGCGCATTCTCTATCGACCTGAACGATTATGCAGAATTCGGACTGAACGAAGAAGATGCACCAAAAGCAAGCTGGGCAAGATATATCTTCGGTGTATGCCGCGAGATCATCAAACGTGGCGGTCAGATCCAGGGATTCGATACCGTATTTGCAGGCGATGTTCCTCTGGGTGCCGGTATGTCTTCATCAGCCGCTCTGGAAAGTACCTATGCTTTTGCTTTGAATGACCTTTTCTCTCTGGGTATCGACAAATTCGAATTAGCTAAGATCGGTCAGTCTACAGAACACAACTATTGTGGTGTTAACTGTGGTATCATGGACCAGTTCGCTTCCGTATTCGGTAAAGAAGGCAGCCTGATCCGTCTGGATTGCCGTTCTTTGGAATATAAATATTTCCCGTTCAATCCGGTTGGCTATAAGTTGGTATTGCTGGATTCCGTAGTTAAACACGAACTGGCTTCTTCTGCATACAACAAACGTCGCCAGTCTTGCGAAAATGCAGCAGCTGCTATCCGTCGTAATCATCCGGAAGTAGAATTCCTGCGTGACGCTACAATGGACATGCTGAACGAAGTGAAAGGCGATATCAGCGCAGAAGACTATATGCGTGCCGAATACGTAATCGAAGAAGTACAGCGCGTACTCGACGTTTGCGAAGCTCTGGAAAAAGGCGACTACGAAACTGTAGGTCAGAAAATGTACGAAACTCATCACGGCATGAGCAAGTTGTACGAAGTGAGCTGCGAAGAACTGGACTTCCTGAACGATGTAGCCAAGAAATGTGGCGTAACAGGTTCACGTGTGATGGGCGGTGGTTTCGGCGGCTGTACGATCAACCTTGTAAAAGACGAGTTGCATGATGATTTCATCAAAGAAGCATTCGAGTCTTATACAAAGAAATTCGGTCACGAACCTAAAGTTTACGAAGTAGTAATCAGCGACGGCGCACGCAAACTCGCATAA
- a CDS encoding MFS transporter: protein MTQEKKQWGAIIIMIALFAMIAFVTNLCSPMAIIVKNDFGASNVLAQIGNYGNFIAYLVMGIPAGMLIAKYGYKKTALIGLVVGIVGILVQWLSGHVGKESAFLVYLVGAFISGFTMCILNCVVNPMLNLLGGGGNKGNQLIQLGGVFNSTAAVACYILMGALIGDAAKAHIADATPALMIALAIFVIAFVVIVFTKIEEPEQAPVDTSLIKGALSHRHFALGALAIFLYMSVEVGTPTYILQYLTAKGIPASTVGLIVAVYWLMMLIGRFVGASIGGKVSSRTMITIVSIATLLLVSFGMFSPETNTVEVPGVDWASLSVIWQEVPVGILAFLLVGLCTSVMWGGIFNMAVEGLGKYTAIASGIFMTMVFGCAVMVAVQGWVADMTDYMTSYWVVLFSAAYILFYAAIGSKPSKKSE, encoded by the coding sequence ATGACTCAAGAAAAAAAACAATGGGGTGCCATCATCATTATGATTGCACTGTTTGCAATGATCGCATTCGTGACTAACCTTTGTTCACCAATGGCTATTATCGTAAAGAACGACTTCGGGGCTAGCAATGTTCTTGCCCAAATTGGAAACTATGGTAACTTCATTGCCTATTTGGTAATGGGTATTCCTGCCGGTATGCTTATCGCCAAATATGGCTATAAGAAAACAGCTCTTATCGGTCTTGTTGTAGGTATCGTAGGTATTTTAGTTCAATGGCTGAGTGGTCATGTGGGCAAGGAGAGCGCTTTCCTGGTTTACCTGGTCGGAGCATTTATCAGCGGTTTCACTATGTGTATTCTTAACTGTGTGGTTAACCCGATGCTTAACCTGCTCGGTGGCGGTGGTAACAAGGGTAACCAGCTTATCCAGCTCGGCGGTGTATTCAACAGTACTGCAGCCGTTGCCTGCTACATCCTGATGGGAGCTCTTATCGGTGACGCAGCCAAAGCACATATTGCCGACGCAACACCGGCATTGATGATCGCTCTTGCTATCTTCGTTATCGCATTTGTAGTTATCGTATTTACTAAAATTGAAGAACCTGAACAGGCACCTGTTGACACCAGCTTGATCAAGGGCGCTTTGAGCCATCGTCATTTTGCACTGGGAGCACTCGCTATCTTCCTTTACATGAGCGTTGAAGTAGGTACTCCTACTTATATTCTTCAATACCTTACAGCAAAAGGTATACCGGCCAGCACCGTGGGTCTTATCGTAGCTGTTTACTGGCTTATGATGCTTATCGGACGTTTCGTAGGAGCTAGTATCGGAGGTAAGGTTTCCAGCCGTACGATGATCACCATCGTATCGATTGCAACTCTTCTATTGGTTAGCTTCGGTATGTTCTCACCTGAAACAAATACAGTTGAAGTTCCTGGTGTAGACTGGGCTTCATTAAGTGTGATCTGGCAGGAAGTTCCCGTTGGTATTCTGGCATTCCTTCTCGTAGGTCTTTGTACCAGCGTAATGTGGGGTGGTATATTCAACATGGCTGTAGAAGGATTAGGAAAATATACAGCTATTGCCAGCGGTATCTTTATGACAATGGTATTCGGTTGCGCTGTAATGGTTGCTGTTCAGGGTTGGGTTGCCGATATGACTGATTATATGACCAGCTACTGGGTTGTACTCTTCAGTGCTGCTTACATTTTATTCTATGCGGCTATCGGTTCTAAACCATCGAAAAAATCAGAATAA